Within the Achromobacter spanius genome, the region GCCCGGCTTCTTCACCACGATCGTGGCCGTGTCGCTGGTGAACGAGCCGTCTTCTTGCACGTCGAAATGCGCGCGCACCACGTCAGGCGCAATGCTGAACATATGGCGCAGCGCCGCCACCAGCGTGTCCGGCGTGCGCATGCGCGTGACCCAGGTCTGGAATTCCAGCGGCAGGCGGCGCGGCGACAGGCCGTGCAACGTGAAGCCGGCCTCGGTCAGCATGCGCGTCCATTCGGCCACCGAGTAGTCGCGCACGTGTGACGTGTCGCGCAGCACTTCTATCGTTTGCAGCCAGGTGTCCAGCAGCGGCTCGCCGGGCGACACCACATCGGCAAACACGGCGATGCCGCCCGGCTTGAGCACGCGGAACGCTTCGCGCAGGCCCCGGCCGGCGTCTTGCCAGTGGTGCGTGGAATAGCGCGACATCACCAGGTCGAACTCGCCATCGGCAAAGGGCAGGTATTCGGCCTTGCCCTGGCGCGTGACCAGGTTGGCCAGGCCGCGCTTGGCGGCTTCGCCCGCCACCACGTCCAGCATTTGCTGGGACAGGTCGTAGGCGGTGACGTCCTTGACCTCGGGCGCCACGTGAAAGCTCACGTGGCCACCGCCACAGCCCAGGTCCAGCACGCGCGCCTGGGGGTGTTGGCGGGCGATGCCGGCCATTTGCAGCAGGTCTTCGCCTTGGGCGTGGACGGCGCTGGTCAGGTACGCCGTGGCGCGGGGGCTGAACTGGCGGTCGACGGCGGCGTCGTGGGTGCTGGCGGTCATGGGATTCCTTTAATGGCGTTGTGCGGGATGTCAGGTGCAGGCGCTAAGATAGGCCGGCCTTTATACACGTACAAGTCCATTGCTTATCCTGGTATGACTACTTCCCCCCAAGGCACGGCCTCCCAAGACGGATCGCCCCTGCGCCGCCAGGCACTGGGTGAATTCGTGCGCAGCGCGCGCTCCCGCATCACCCCGCGCATGGCCGGGCTGCCCGAAGGCATGCGGCGGCGCACGCCGGGCCTGCGCCGCGAAGAGGTCGCGCAGTTGTGCGGCATCAGCGTCACTTGGTACACGTGGATCGAACAGGGGCGCGAGGTCTCGGTGTCGCCGTCCGTGTGGTCGCGCATTGCGGGCGTGCTGCAATTGGCGCGCGCGGAACGCGCCTACCTGTTCGATCTGGCCGACTGCGCCGACCCGCAACACGCGCGCGACGACGCGGGCGCCGCGCCCGGCCCCTTGCAGGAATGCGTGGACGCGATCAACGCGCCGGCCTATGTGCTGGACCGCGCCTGGAACGTGCTGGCCTGTAATGAGCCGCTGCGCGATCTGTTCGACAACTGGCCCACGCGCGACCCCGAACCCAACCTGCTGCGCTACATCTTCCTGGACCCGGCCGCCCGTGATCTGGTGGTGGACTGGGACCAGCGCGCGCGCCGCGTCGTGGCGGAATTTCGCGCCGACGCGGGCGCGCATCTGGATGAGTCCGCCGTGTTGGCCTTGCTGGACACGCTGAGCCGCCAAAGCCCTGTGTTCGCGCATTGGTGGACGCGCCACGCGGTGGTGGAGCGCGAAGGCGGCTTGCGCGAATTCCAGCATCCGCGCGACGGCAAGCTGGCGTTTCAGCAGATCACGTTCCGGCTGGCCACGCATCCGGACTTGAAGCTGGTGATGTTGTTGAGCGGCGCGGCGCCTGAAGACCGGTAGCGTTCAGGCCTTGGCCGTGGAGAACAAACTGTCTTGCATCCCCGCGTCGACCAGGCCCTGCAATAGCTTCTTGACCGGCGCGGGAAGCGCCATCGACGCCAGCTTGTCGGCCGGCACCCAGCGTTCGGGTAACGACGATTCGCGCAGGCTGGCCGCGCGCACCGGCACCAGCCAGGGGCGGATGTGCAGTCGGTAGTGCGTGAACGTGTGCGCGAAGGCGGCCAGCTCAAAGCGTTGTTCGGGTTCCAGGCCCAGCGCCCGGGAAGCGGCGTCGGGGTCGCCCGCTACGTCGAATTCAGGCAGGCTCCAGAGCCCGCCCCAGATGCCCGGTTCAGGCCGCTGCTGCAACAGGAAAGCGCCCTGGTATTGCAGCACCAACATGCCCGTTTCGCGTTCGGGGATCGTCTTGCGCACCTTGGGCGTGGGCAGTTCGGCCTGGCGTCCTTCGCGGCGGGCGACGCAGGTCTGTGCCATGGGACATCGATCACAGGCGGGCTTGCCGCGCGTACAGAGCGTGGCGCCCAGATCCATCAAGCCTTGCGTGTAGGCGGCCATGTCCAGGCCGGGCGCCGCCTCGACCTGCGCGTCGGCCAGCGCCCACAGCCGGGTTTCGATCTCGCGCTTGGCGGGGTCGCCAGTGATGCCAAAGTGGCGGGTGAACACGCGCTTGACGTTGCCGTCCAGAATGGGTGAACGCTCGCCGTAGGCGAAGGCGGCAATGGCGGCGGCGGTGGACCGGCCGATGCCGGGCAGCGTGGCGATGGCTTCGGCGGAAGGCGGAAAACTTCCGTTCCAGTTTTCAGCGATCTGCACTGCGCAGCGATGCAGGTTGCGGGCGCGGGCGTAGTAGCCCAGCCCCGCCCAATACGGCATCACGTCTTCCTGCGTGGCGGCGGCCAGCGCGGCCACGTCCGGAAAGCGTTGCAGGAAGCGCTCGTAATACGGAATCACCGTGGCCACTTGCGTTTGCTGCAGCATGATCTCGGATAGCCAGATCCGATACGGGTCACGTGTGTTTTGCCAGGGCAGATCGTGGCGGCCATGCTGGCGTTGCCAGGCAACGATTCGAGGGGCGAAGTCCATGGCGGCAATTATCGCATCGCCCTCTTGCCGGGCTTTGGACGAGCGGTTACAACTATTGGCACTACAGCGCGAACGCGCCACGACTTCACTTTCACGGCCCTTGTTGGCCCGCGTGACCGTCAAGCGAGGCGGCTCGCGTCGCTGGAGGGGGCCTCCAGAATTTTGGAGTAGACATGAATGCCCCCCTGCCAGCCGCCGTACGCACGGCGCTTGAATCCGTCCAGCTGGACGACAAGTACACCTTGGAATCCGGGCGCGCCTGGATGAGCGGCATCCATGCCCTGGTCCGGCTGCCCATGATGCAGCGCGTGCGCGATGCACAGGCGGGCTTGAACACGGCGGGCTTCGTGTCCGGCTACCGCGGGTCCCCGCTGGGAGGGGTGGACCAGAACATGTGGAAGGCGGCCAAGCACCTGAAGGCGCACCACGTTGAGTTCCAGCCCGGCATCAACGAAGACCTGGCGGCGACAGCGGTCTGGGGCTCGCAACAGGTCAACCTGTTTCCCGGCGCAAAATACGACGGCGTCTTTGGCATGTGGTACGGCAAGGGCCCCGGCGTGGACCGTTGCGGCGACGTCTTCAAGCACGCCAATGCAGCGGGCACGTCGCGCCATGGCGGCGTGCTGGTGGTGGCGGGTGACGACCATCCGGCCAAGTCATCCACCTTGCCGCACCAGAGCGACCACATCCTGAAGGCCTGCATGATTCCGGTGCTGTTTCCGTCCAGCGTCCAGGAAGTGCTGGATTACGGCCTGCACGGCTGGGCCATGAGCCGCTACGCGGGCGTGTGGGTGGGCATGAAGTGCATCACCGATATCGTCGAAGTGTCCGCGTCGGTGGACGTGGACCCGCAGCGCGTGCAAATCCAGTTGCCCGAAGATTTCATCTTGCCACCCGACGGCCTGAACATCCGCCTGGCCGACACGCCGCTGCAACAAGAGGCGCGGCTGCTGGACTACAAGCTGTACGCCGCGCTGGCCTACGCGCGCGCCAACAAGCTGAATCGTGAGCTCTGGCACTTGCCGCAACGCGATGCGCGCTTTGGCATCATGACGTCGGGCAAGGCGTATCTGGACACGCGCCAGGCGCTGTCGGACCTGGGCTTGACGGAAACCGTGTGCCAGCGCATCGGCCTGCGCCTGTTCAAGGTGGGCATGGTGTGGCCGCTGGAATCCACCGGCACGCAGCAGTTTGCCGAGGGGCTGGACGAGATTCTGGTGGTGGAGGAAAAGCGCCAGGTGCTGGAATACCAACTGAAGGAAGAGCTGTTCAGTTGGATCGGCAGCGGCAAGAAGATTCCGCGCGTGGTTGGAAAGTTCGACGACAAGGATGGCGGCGAATGGTCCGTGCCGCAGGGCAACTGGCTGCTGCCCGCGCACTACGAGTTTTCGCCCGCGATGGTGGCGCGTGCGATCGCCGCGCGGCTGATGCGCTTTGATCTGCCGGAAGACGTGCGCGCCGGCATCGATGCGCGCCTGACATTCATCCGCGAGCGCGAACAGGCGCTGGCGCGCCCGCGCGTGGTGGAAGAGCGCAAGCCGTGGTTCTGTTCGGGCTGTCCGCACAACACCTCGACCCGCTTGCCGGAGGGCTCGCGTGGCATGGCGGGCATCGGCTGCCACTACATGGTCAGGTGGATGGACCGCAGCACTGAGGTCTATACGCAGATGGGCGGAGAAGGGGTGCCCTGGGTGGGCCAGGCTCCCTTTACTGAAGAAAAGCACGTCTTCGCCAACCTGGGCGACGGCACGTATTTTCATTCGGGCCTGTTGGCGATACGCGCGGCCGTGGCGGCCAAGGTGCCCATCACCTACAAGATCCTGTTCAACGACGCGGTTGCCATGACGGGCGGGCAGCCGGTGGACGGCCCTATCAACGTGCCGATGATCAGCCGGCAGGTGGCGGCCGAGGGCATCGACAAGATCGTGGTGGTGACGGACGACCCGGACAAATACAAGGACATCTCTGACTTGGCGTCCGGCGTGCCGGTGATGCATCGCGACGAACTGGACGCGGTGATGCGCGATCTGCGCGAGCATCCCGGGGTATCGGTACTGATCTATGACCAGACCTGCGCCACCGAAAAACGCCGCCGCCGCAAACGCAATGCCTACCCCGACCCCGCCCGCCGCGTGGTTATCAACGAGCGTGTGTGCGAAGGCTGTGGAGATTGCTCGAAGGCGTCGCATTGCTTGTCGGTGGAGCCGCTGGAAACGGAGTTCGGCCGCAAGCGCAAGATCAACCAATCAAGCTGCAACAAGGATTTTTCCTGTTTGAAGGGCTTCTGCCCGAGCTTTGTGACGGTGGAAGGCGGCAAGCTGAAAAAGCCCAAGGCCTTGTCGCAAGAGGGTGTGGTGGACGAAGGCGTGCCGCAGCCCTGTGTGCCGTTGCTGGATCAACCGTATGGCGTGTTCATTGCCGGCGTGGGCGGCACGGGTGTGGTCACCATTGGGCAATTGCTGGGCATGGCCGCGCATCTGGAGGGCAGGGGCTGTTCGGTGCTGGATATGGCCGGCCTGGCGCAAAAGGGCGGCGCGGTGTATTCGCACGTGGTGCTGGCGGAATCTCCCGGCCATTTGTTGAATACGCGGGTTGCCATGGGCGAGGCCGACTTGTTGCTGGCGGGCGACCTGGTGGTGGCGACCAGCGCGGACAGCATGGCGCGTGTGCGCCCTGGCCGCACGCGCGTGCTGTTGAACAGCGACACCGCGCCCACGGCTGCATTCGTGGCCAACCCCAATTGGACGCTGCCTGGCGCCAACCTGACGGCGGACCTGCAAGCCGCGTGCGGCAAAGACAAGCTGTACGCGGTTGATGCCGCCGCGATGGCCGTGGCGCTGCTGGGCGACGCGATCTATTCCAATCCCTTGATGATGGGATACGCCTATCAAAAAGGCTGGATTCCGCTATCGCAAGCGGCGCTGCTGCGCGCGATTGAGTTGAACGGCCAGCAGGTTGGAAACAATCTCACCGCCTTTGCCTGGGGCCGCCGCGCGGCGCATGACCCGGCCGACGTAGCGCGGTTGATGGCCAACGGCGGCGTGCCGCTGGCGCCGCCGGAAGACATCATCGAGATCAAGCGGCCGCGCACGGCGAACCCGGTGGTCGAGCTGAAGAAGCCAACGGGTGAACTGGCGCAAGTGGTGGCGCAGCGCAAGGCCTTCCTCACCGAGTATCAGAACGCGGCCTACGCCAAGCAGTACGCGGATTTGGTGGACAAGGTGGCACGCGCCGAACAGGAAGCCACCGGTACGCAGCGGCTGGCGCTGGCGGTAGCGCGGTATTACTTCAAGCTGATGGCCTACAAGGACGAGTACGAAGTGGCGCGCTTGTATTCCGATGGCGAGTTTGTGAAGAAGGTTGGCGAGCAGTTTGAAGGAGACTGGAAGCTGCATTTTCATCTTGCGCCGCCGCTGTTCTCGCGGCGCGACAAGAAAGGGCATCTGATCAAGCGCAGTTATGGGCCGGGGATGCTGAAGGTGTTTGGGGTGTTGGCGAAACTGCGGCGCTTGCGCGGAACAAGGCTGGATGTGTTTGGGTATACGGCGGAGCGACGCGCGGAGCGGGAGTTGATTCGGGAGTATCGGGAAACGCTGACGGCGATCTTGTCGAAATTGAATCGCGGGAATCTGGATAAGGCTGTCGCGCTGGCTAGTGTGCCGGAAGAGATACGTGGGTACGGGCACGTGAAGGAAGAGGCCTTGGCGCGGGCGGAGCAGGTCAGGGAGGAGTTGCTGAAGGAATTTAGCGCGCGGGTGGTGGCGATTGGGGTGCGGGCGGCTTGATCGGCGCGATCGGGTGTGGCTGATTCTGGTGGGAATGGGGTGCTGCTTGATGGGTTTCGCGCGGTTGACGGCGGGGTTCTTGCGTTGGGTTTTGCGCGCTGCACCCATCCTACGGTGGGGGGCTGCTTGATGGGTTTCGCGCGATTGATGGTGGGGTTCTTGCGTTGGATCTTGCGCGCTGCACCCATCCTACGATGTGCGCTGCTTGATGGGTTTCGCGCGGTGGGTGGTGGGGTTCTTGCGTCGGGCTTTGCGCGCTGCACCCATCCTACGGTGGGGGGCTGCTTGATGGGTTTCGCGCGGTGGGTGGTGGGGTTCTTGCGTCGGGCTTTGCGCGCTGCACCCATCCTACGGTGGGGGCTGCTTGATGGGTTTCGCGCGATTGATGGTGGGGTTCTTGCGTTGGATCTTGCGCGCTGCACCCATCCTACGATGTGCGCTGCTTGATGGGTTTCGCGCGGTGGGTGGTGGGGTTCTTGCGTCGGGCTTTGCGCGCTGCACCCATCCTACGATGTGCGTTGCTTGATGGGTTTCGCGCGGTTGATGATGGGGTTCTTGCATCGGGCCTCGCGCGCTGCACCCATCCTACGGATGCGGGGCCGTGCCTTGTAGGATGGGTGAAGTGCGAGGAGGTCGGCCCGCGAACGCAGGCCCGCATCGCACGTAACCCATCACTTCCCTGAACTCCAACCCTTCGACAATTCCACCGCCTGCCGCCACCGTTTCATCCGGGCTTCGCGTACGGCTTGCGGCCAGGCGGGTTCGAAGGTGCGTTCGGCTTGCCACTTGGAGGCGAATTCGTCCTGGCTGCCCCAGAACCCTACCGCCAGCCCAGCCAAGCCCGCGGCGCCCAAGGCCGTCGACTCCGGGACTCGCGGGCGCACTACCGGCACGCCGAGCAGATCCGCCTGCATTTGCATCAGCAGGTCGTTGCGGGCGGCGCCGCCGTCTACCCGCAGTTCGGTCAGCGCGATGCCGCTGTCGCCGTTCATGCAGGTCAGCAACTCCGCGCTTTGCAGCGCGATGGATTCCAGCGTGGCTCGCGCGATATGCGCGCGGGTCGTGCCGCGGGTCAGGCCCACCAGCGTGCCGCGCGCATAAGGATCCCAGTGCGGCGCGCCCAGGCCCGCGAAGGCCGGCACCATGAACACGTCGTCGGTATCCGACACGCTGGCCGCCAGGGATTCCACCTCTTCCGAACGCTGGATGATGCCCAGCCCATCACGTAACCATTGCACCGCCGCGCCCGCCACGAACACGCCGCCTTCCAGCATGTAGGTGGGCTTCCAGCCATCAACCCCCGCTTGCGGCAGGCCCCAGCCCACGGTCGACAGCAGATGATTCTTGGACTGCACCGGCTTGTCGCCCACGTTCATCAGCATGAAGCAGCCGGTGCCGTAGGTGTTCTTCGCCATGCCGGGGGCAAAGCAGGCCTGGCCGAAGGTGGCGGCCTGCTGGTCGCCGGCCACGCCCGCGATGGGGATCGAGCCGCCCAACCATTCCGGCAGCGCTTCACCCACGACCGCGCTGCTGGGCGCGATGCGCGGCAGCACGCTGCGCGGAATGTTCAACAACGCCAGGATCTCGTCATTCCAATCCTGCGTGTGCAGATCGAACAACATCGTGCGCGACGCGTTGCTGCAATCGGTGCTGTGCACGGCGCCGCCGGTCAACTGCCAGATCAGCCAGGTATCCACCGTGCCGAAAGCCAGCTCGCCGCGCTCGGCCATCTGGCGTGCGCCCGGCACGTGGTCCAGCAGCCACGCGAGCTTGGTGCCCGAAAAATAGGCGTCCAGCACCAGGCCCGTGCGCGATTGCAGGAAGTCGGCGTGACCGTCGTTGCGCAGTTGGTCGCACATTGGCGCGGTGCGGCGGTCTTGCCAGACGATGGCGCGGGCAAGCGGGCGGCCGGTGGCGCGTTCCCAGATCAGCGTGGTTTCGCGCTGGTTGGTGATGCCGATGGCGGCAATATCGGCGGCGGTGGCGCCGGCGTTGCGCAGCGCTTCGCGCGCCACGTCCAATTGGCTGTGCCAGATCTCGCCGGCATCGTGTTCCACCCAGCCCGGCCGTGGATAGTGCTGGCGAAATTCACGCTGGCCGACGCCGCGCACCACGCCTTCGCGGTCGAATACGATGGCTCGCGAGCTGGTCGTGCCCTGGTCCAGGGCTAGGACAAATTCATTCGTCGTCACTTTGTTTGCCGCCGTTCAGGTGTGCCCCGGCCTGCGGCTCAAGGCGTCTAAAGGAAAGGACCGAGGCCATGCACATCAGCCCGATGACGAGAAAGCCGGCGATGACGTCGCTGACCGCAAGCGTCTCGGCGCCGCGCAGGGTCATGCTGACGTTCAGCGTCACCGCGGCCACCCCGACGCCCAACGTGATGCCCAGTTGTTGCGCCATGGCGGCGAAACTGCTGGCGTGGCTCATTTTGGACGGGGGTATGTCGGCATAGGTTAGCGTATTTACCCCGGTGAACTGCAGCGAACGGAAGAAGCCGCCAACCAGCAAAACGGCAATCATCAACCAGACCGGCGTGGCGGGTGTGAAGGTGGCGCACACCATGATGAACACGCCGGTAAGCAGCGCATTCACGGTCAGCACGCGGCGGAAACCGAAGTGCCGGACGATGGGCGTGGCCACGAACTTCATCAGCAGCGCACCAGCGGCGCTGGCAAAGGTGATCATGCCGGCCGCGAAGGGCGTCAGGCCAAAGCCCACCTGCAGCAGCATGGCCAGCAGGAACGGGGTGGCGCCCACGGAGAAGCGGCACAGGTTGCCGCCCAGCGTGGAAATGGCGAACGTGGGAATGCGCATCAGCGACAGGTTGATGATGGGATGTTCGATGCGCCGGGCATGCCAGGCGTATAGAAATCCACATGCCGCGCCCACCGCGATCAGCCCCAGCAGCATGGGCAAGGGCATCACATCGCGGCCGATGGCCTCAAAGCCGCTGACCAGCGAAGCCAGGCAAACCGCGCTAAGCAGAAACCCCAGCCAGTCCAGGCGTGGCGCCGATTTTTCCTTGATTTCAGCCACATAGCGCAGCACCAGCGCAATACCCAACACGCCAATAGGGATATTGATCAGGAAAATCCAGTGCCACGACATATACGTGACCATGAAGCCGCCCAGCGGCGGGCCGATCACCGGGCCCAGCAGCGCGGGGATGGACAAAAAAGACATGGCTTTCAGCAGATCCTGCTTGGGCACCGTGCGCAGCAGGATGATGCGCCCCACGGGCACCATCATCGCGCCCGCCATACCCTGGACGATCCGTGCCATGACCAACTGAGGCAGGTCCTGCGAGAGGGCGCAGGCGACCGAACTGAGCGTAAACAGCCCGATGGCGGCCAGGAATACGCGGCGGGCGCCGTAGCGGTCAGCCGCCCAGCCGCTGATCGGCACGAACACGGCCACCGCCAGCAGGTAGGACGTAATTGCCACGTTCAGCCGCACCGGTGTGGACCCCAGCGCCCGCGCCATGGCGGGCAGGGCGGTGGCCACGACGGTGGCGTCCAGCATCTGCATGAACAGCGCACAGCCCACAATGAAGGGGATCATGCGTGCCGCGCGCAGCGCGTCCGGGTTTGAGGGCGGAGCGGGATTGGCTGCGGTTGCGGATTCGGCTGACATGGCGGGAGGGGGCGTTGGATGCCTGACGATTGTAACGCCGGGCATTTGCCCGGCGTGAAGTAAACTCGTCGGATCTGCAACCTACTGAAATTGGCGTCATGGCGACCAACTACGAATCCGAGATCACCCTTTTCCTGAAAGACTTCAAGCAGTCGCACCCTGGCACGGAAGAACGCCAGCGTGAAGGCCGCGCTCGTCTGTGGGACAAACAGCAAGATTCGGAGCTGCTTGAAGGCTTCCGTGCGGCCCGCGTGCCGCAAAAACCGTACGTGTACTCGGCAGACTGATCCCCGTTGCGGCAGACATGTCCCGTAACCCTTCAGTCCCTGGCGAGGCCCTGGCCAAGCTAGTGGCGCCGCCTGTGGACAGCACGCCAGACACCGTCGACAGCGTGGCGTTCGCGCGCCTGTACGGCGAGCCGCTGTTCCAGATGCCGACGGATCTGTACATTCCGCCGGATGCGCTGGAAGTGTTTCTTGAGGCGTTCGAAGGGCCGCTGGACCTGCTGCTGTACCTGATCCGCAAGCAGAACTTCAATGTGCTGGACATCCCGATGGCGGATGTCACGCGGCAGTACCTGTCTTATGTGGACCAGATCCGCATCACCAATCTGGAGCTGGCCGCGGAATATCTGCTGATGGCGGCCATGCTGATTGAAATCAAATCGCGCATGCTGCTGCCGGTAAAGAAGACCGATACCGGCGAAGAGCCCGAGGATCCGCGCGCCGAACTCGTGCGCCGCCTGCTTGAATACGAGCAGATGAAGCTGGCCGCGCAAAAGCTCGACAAGCTGCCGCAGTTGGGCCGCGACTTCGTCAGCAGCCAGGCCGTGGCCGATCTCAGCGTTGAACGCATGATGCCCGAGGTCAGCGTCGACGACCTGCGCCTGGCCTGGGCCGACATCATGAAGCGCGCCAAGCTGAACCAGCACCATCACATCACGCGCGAACAGTTGTCGGTGCGCGACCA harbors:
- a CDS encoding segregation and condensation protein A, whose protein sequence is MSRNPSVPGEALAKLVAPPVDSTPDTVDSVAFARLYGEPLFQMPTDLYIPPDALEVFLEAFEGPLDLLLYLIRKQNFNVLDIPMADVTRQYLSYVDQIRITNLELAAEYLLMAAMLIEIKSRMLLPVKKTDTGEEPEDPRAELVRRLLEYEQMKLAAQKLDKLPQLGRDFVSSQAVADLSVERMMPEVSVDDLRLAWADIMKRAKLNQHHHITREQLSVRDHMTHILRRLNDVRFMEFGDLFMERVREGAPAAVVVVHFIAMLELARESLLEITQAEPYAPIYVRLAYTSVAAVAA
- a CDS encoding helix-turn-helix transcriptional regulator yields the protein MTTSPQGTASQDGSPLRRQALGEFVRSARSRITPRMAGLPEGMRRRTPGLRREEVAQLCGISVTWYTWIEQGREVSVSPSVWSRIAGVLQLARAERAYLFDLADCADPQHARDDAGAAPGPLQECVDAINAPAYVLDRAWNVLACNEPLRDLFDNWPTRDPEPNLLRYIFLDPAARDLVVDWDQRARRVVAEFRADAGAHLDESAVLALLDTLSRQSPVFAHWWTRHAVVEREGGLREFQHPRDGKLAFQQITFRLATHPDLKLVMLLSGAAPEDR
- a CDS encoding DUF3460 family protein, with amino-acid sequence MATNYESEITLFLKDFKQSHPGTEERQREGRARLWDKQQDSELLEGFRAARVPQKPYVYSAD
- the mutY gene encoding A/G-specific adenine glycosylase, giving the protein MDFAPRIVAWQRQHGRHDLPWQNTRDPYRIWLSEIMLQQTQVATVIPYYERFLQRFPDVAALAAATQEDVMPYWAGLGYYARARNLHRCAVQIAENWNGSFPPSAEAIATLPGIGRSTAAAIAAFAYGERSPILDGNVKRVFTRHFGITGDPAKREIETRLWALADAQVEAAPGLDMAAYTQGLMDLGATLCTRGKPACDRCPMAQTCVARREGRQAELPTPKVRKTIPERETGMLVLQYQGAFLLQQRPEPGIWGGLWSLPEFDVAGDPDAASRALGLEPEQRFELAAFAHTFTHYRLHIRPWLVPVRAASLRESSLPERWVPADKLASMALPAPVKKLLQGLVDAGMQDSLFSTAKA
- a CDS encoding class I SAM-dependent methyltransferase, with the translated sequence MTASTHDAAVDRQFSPRATAYLTSAVHAQGEDLLQMAGIARQHPQARVLDLGCGGGHVSFHVAPEVKDVTAYDLSQQMLDVVAGEAAKRGLANLVTRQGKAEYLPFADGEFDLVMSRYSTHHWQDAGRGLREAFRVLKPGGIAVFADVVSPGEPLLDTWLQTIEVLRDTSHVRDYSVAEWTRMLTEAGFTLHGLSPRRLPLEFQTWVTRMRTPDTLVAALRHMFSIAPDVVRAHFDVQEDGSFTSDTATIVVKKPG
- a CDS encoding indolepyruvate ferredoxin oxidoreductase family protein produces the protein MNAPLPAAVRTALESVQLDDKYTLESGRAWMSGIHALVRLPMMQRVRDAQAGLNTAGFVSGYRGSPLGGVDQNMWKAAKHLKAHHVEFQPGINEDLAATAVWGSQQVNLFPGAKYDGVFGMWYGKGPGVDRCGDVFKHANAAGTSRHGGVLVVAGDDHPAKSSTLPHQSDHILKACMIPVLFPSSVQEVLDYGLHGWAMSRYAGVWVGMKCITDIVEVSASVDVDPQRVQIQLPEDFILPPDGLNIRLADTPLQQEARLLDYKLYAALAYARANKLNRELWHLPQRDARFGIMTSGKAYLDTRQALSDLGLTETVCQRIGLRLFKVGMVWPLESTGTQQFAEGLDEILVVEEKRQVLEYQLKEELFSWIGSGKKIPRVVGKFDDKDGGEWSVPQGNWLLPAHYEFSPAMVARAIAARLMRFDLPEDVRAGIDARLTFIREREQALARPRVVEERKPWFCSGCPHNTSTRLPEGSRGMAGIGCHYMVRWMDRSTEVYTQMGGEGVPWVGQAPFTEEKHVFANLGDGTYFHSGLLAIRAAVAAKVPITYKILFNDAVAMTGGQPVDGPINVPMISRQVAAEGIDKIVVVTDDPDKYKDISDLASGVPVMHRDELDAVMRDLREHPGVSVLIYDQTCATEKRRRRKRNAYPDPARRVVINERVCEGCGDCSKASHCLSVEPLETEFGRKRKINQSSCNKDFSCLKGFCPSFVTVEGGKLKKPKALSQEGVVDEGVPQPCVPLLDQPYGVFIAGVGGTGVVTIGQLLGMAAHLEGRGCSVLDMAGLAQKGGAVYSHVVLAESPGHLLNTRVAMGEADLLLAGDLVVATSADSMARVRPGRTRVLLNSDTAPTAAFVANPNWTLPGANLTADLQAACGKDKLYAVDAAAMAVALLGDAIYSNPLMMGYAYQKGWIPLSQAALLRAIELNGQQVGNNLTAFAWGRRAAHDPADVARLMANGGVPLAPPEDIIEIKRPRTANPVVELKKPTGELAQVVAQRKAFLTEYQNAAYAKQYADLVDKVARAEQEATGTQRLALAVARYYFKLMAYKDEYEVARLYSDGEFVKKVGEQFEGDWKLHFHLAPPLFSRRDKKGHLIKRSYGPGMLKVFGVLAKLRRLRGTRLDVFGYTAERRAERELIREYRETLTAILSKLNRGNLDKAVALASVPEEIRGYGHVKEEALARAEQVREELLKEFSARVVAIGVRAA
- the glpK gene encoding glycerol kinase GlpK produces the protein MTTNEFVLALDQGTTSSRAIVFDREGVVRGVGQREFRQHYPRPGWVEHDAGEIWHSQLDVAREALRNAGATAADIAAIGITNQRETTLIWERATGRPLARAIVWQDRRTAPMCDQLRNDGHADFLQSRTGLVLDAYFSGTKLAWLLDHVPGARQMAERGELAFGTVDTWLIWQLTGGAVHSTDCSNASRTMLFDLHTQDWNDEILALLNIPRSVLPRIAPSSAVVGEALPEWLGGSIPIAGVAGDQQAATFGQACFAPGMAKNTYGTGCFMLMNVGDKPVQSKNHLLSTVGWGLPQAGVDGWKPTYMLEGGVFVAGAAVQWLRDGLGIIQRSEEVESLAASVSDTDDVFMVPAFAGLGAPHWDPYARGTLVGLTRGTTRAHIARATLESIALQSAELLTCMNGDSGIALTELRVDGGAARNDLLMQMQADLLGVPVVRPRVPESTALGAAGLAGLAVGFWGSQDEFASKWQAERTFEPAWPQAVREARMKRWRQAVELSKGWSSGK
- a CDS encoding DHA2 family efflux MFS transporter permease subunit; translated protein: MSAESATAANPAPPSNPDALRAARMIPFIVGCALFMQMLDATVVATALPAMARALGSTPVRLNVAITSYLLAVAVFVPISGWAADRYGARRVFLAAIGLFTLSSVACALSQDLPQLVMARIVQGMAGAMMVPVGRIILLRTVPKQDLLKAMSFLSIPALLGPVIGPPLGGFMVTYMSWHWIFLINIPIGVLGIALVLRYVAEIKEKSAPRLDWLGFLLSAVCLASLVSGFEAIGRDVMPLPMLLGLIAVGAACGFLYAWHARRIEHPIINLSLMRIPTFAISTLGGNLCRFSVGATPFLLAMLLQVGFGLTPFAAGMITFASAAGALLMKFVATPIVRHFGFRRVLTVNALLTGVFIMVCATFTPATPVWLMIAVLLVGGFFRSLQFTGVNTLTYADIPPSKMSHASSFAAMAQQLGITLGVGVAAVTLNVSMTLRGAETLAVSDVIAGFLVIGLMCMASVLSFRRLEPQAGAHLNGGKQSDDE